A section of the Malaclemys terrapin pileata isolate rMalTer1 chromosome 15, rMalTer1.hap1, whole genome shotgun sequence genome encodes:
- the ADAT3 gene encoding probable inactive tRNA-specific adenosine deaminase-like protein 3 translates to MEPDCKRRKMEEPADPPWEALLVLPELESQEIELTPAYAAPVLLRTETSRLVRELSAARPLTELPHLKRVRARGGTQPLEVLLCPAGPLPGALRTLAELLPDGRVDVRGLGEPFLVQVPARAPLTRPQFEEAARHWPTAFHENKRTSQALAGRLFTPQDKAAMGAHMEHAIRAARRGAELGMVPAGAAVVNPATGQVLAVGHDCRNGIHPLLHAAMVCIDLVACGQGGGAYSYLDYPACSFLPPLPGDGLPYICTGYDLYLTREPCVMCAMALVHSRIQRVFYGVSSPHGALGTGYRLHGRQDLNHRYEVFRGVLEGPCRRLGQEPAAH, encoded by the coding sequence ATGGAGCCAGACTGCAAGCGCCGGAAGATGGAGGAGCCGGCTGACCCACCATGGGAGGCGTTGCTGGTGCTGCCCGAGCTGGAGTCGCAGGAGATCGAGCTGACCCCGGCCTACGCCGCCCCCGTGCTGCTCCGGACCGAGACGTCCCGCCTGGTGCGGGAGCTGTCGGCCGCCCGCCCCCTGACGGAGCTCCCGCACCTGAAGCGGGTGCGGGCACGGGGCGGGACTCAGCCACTGGAGGTGCTCCTCTGCCCGGCCGGCCCCTTGCCGGGCGCCTTGCGGACACTGGCGGAGCTCCTCCCGGATGGACGGGTGGACGTCCGCGGCCTGGGAGAGCCCTTCCTGGTGCAGGTGCCTGCCCGGGCCCCCCTCACCCGGCCCCAGTTCGAGGAGGCCGCCCGGCACTGGCCCACGGCCTTCCACGAGAACAAACGGACCAGCCAGGCCCTGGCCGGGCGGCTCTTCACACCCCAGGACAAGGCGGCCATGGGAGCCCACATGGAGCACGCCATCCGGGCCGCCCGCCGGGGGGCGGAGCTGGGCATGGTGCCAGCAGGCGCCGCTGTGGTCAACCCGGCCACGGGGCAGGTCCTGGCGGTGGGGCACGACTGCCGGAATGGCATCCACCCGCTGCTCCACGCCGCCATGGTCTGCATCGACCTGGTGGCCTGCGGCCAGGGCGGAGGGGCCTACAGCTACCTGGACTATCCCGCctgctccttcctgccccctctgccTGGCGACGGGCTCCCCTACATCTGCACCGGCTACGACCTGTACCTCACCCGGGAGCCCTGCGTCATGTGCGCCATGGCCCTGGTGCACTCCAGAATCCAACGGGTCTTTTACGGCGTGTCCTCCCCGCACGGCGCCTTGGGGACCGGATACCGCCTCCACGGCCGCCAGGATCTGAACCACCGCTACGAGGTCTTCCGCGGCGTCCTGGAGGGGCCGTGCCGACGCCTGGGCCAAGAGCCCGCTGCCCACTAG